In Arthrobacter burdickii, one DNA window encodes the following:
- a CDS encoding HIT family protein — MEDADNPGGHGPYAGDAAVTDDLELAGVPDAFQRLWTPHRLAYIKGGQEQVTSEQTCPFCRAPQQSDEEALIVHRGTHAFVLLNLFPYNAGHLLVCPYRHVPDYTDIDEAETAEIAALTQTAMRVLRKVSNPSGFNLGMNQGVTGGAGIAAHLHQHVVPRWGGDGNFLPIIAQTKAITQTLGEVREQVAAAWPSSGTAAGSAS; from the coding sequence ATGGAGGACGCGGACAATCCGGGCGGGCACGGCCCCTACGCGGGCGACGCCGCAGTGACGGACGATCTCGAACTGGCGGGCGTGCCCGACGCCTTCCAGCGACTGTGGACGCCGCACCGCCTCGCCTACATCAAGGGAGGGCAGGAGCAGGTCACGTCGGAGCAGACCTGTCCGTTCTGCCGTGCGCCTCAGCAGAGCGACGAGGAAGCCCTGATCGTCCACCGCGGCACCCATGCCTTCGTGCTGCTCAACCTGTTCCCCTACAACGCCGGCCATCTCCTGGTCTGCCCCTACCGGCATGTGCCCGACTACACGGACATCGACGAAGCGGAGACCGCGGAGATCGCCGCCCTCACCCAGACGGCCATGCGCGTGCTGCGGAAGGTGTCCAATCCCTCGGGCTTCAACCTGGGTATGAACCAGGGGGTCACCGGAGGCGCGGGTATCGCTGCACACCTGCACCAGCACGTGGTGCCCCGATGGGGCGGGGACGGGAACTTCCTGCCGATCATCGCGCAGACCAAGGCGATCACGCAGACGCTCGGTGAGGTCCGCGAGCAGGTCGCGGCGGCCTGGCCGTCCTCGGGGACAGCGGCGGGATCGGCTTCCTGA
- the thrS gene encoding threonine--tRNA ligase, with the protein MKLIVDGEEKQATTGTTGTELFSERRDVVVMRVDGELRDLDQELPEGASVEGVTLEDPAGLEVLRHSAAHVMAQAVQQLRPGAKLGIGPYITDGFYFDFDVEEPFTPDELKQLEKMMLKIVNTNQRFVRRVVSEDEAREAMKDEPYKLELIGLKGGATEEDGASVEVGAGELTIYDNVDRKSGDVVWQDLCRGPHLPNTKLISNAYALTRSAAAYWRGSEKNKQLQRIYGTAWPTKDALKAYQERLAEAERRDHRRLGTELDLFSFPDELGSGLPVFHPKGGIIRKAMEDYSRQRHTDAGYEFVYTPHITKGHLYEVSGHLDWYRDGMFPAMHVDEELNEDGTVRKPGQDYYLKPMNCPMHNLIFRSRGRSYRELPLRLFEFGSVYRYEKSGVIHGLTRVRGMTQDDAHIYCTREQMKDELTGTLNFVLGLLKDYGLEDFYLELSTRNPEKSVGSDEIWDEATRTLAEVAESSGLELVPDPGGAAFYGPKISVQARDAIGRTWQMSTIQLDFNLPDRFELEYQAADGSRQRPVMIHRALFGSIERFMGVLTEHYAGAFPAWLAPVQVLAIPVAEAFNDYLFDVVDKLKAEGIRAQVDAGSDRFPKKIRTASKEKVPFVLIAGGEDQEADAVSFRFRDGSQDNQVPVDEAVRRIVEAVRSREATV; encoded by the coding sequence ATGAAACTCATCGTCGACGGCGAAGAGAAGCAGGCGACGACGGGCACCACCGGCACCGAGCTGTTCAGCGAACGGCGTGACGTCGTCGTGATGCGCGTGGACGGAGAGCTCAGGGACCTCGATCAGGAACTTCCCGAGGGTGCCTCCGTCGAGGGCGTCACGCTGGAGGACCCGGCCGGCCTCGAGGTGCTCCGCCACTCCGCAGCCCACGTCATGGCCCAGGCCGTGCAGCAGCTGCGTCCGGGTGCCAAGCTCGGCATCGGGCCGTACATCACCGACGGCTTCTACTTCGACTTCGACGTCGAGGAACCCTTCACGCCCGACGAGCTCAAGCAGCTCGAAAAGATGATGCTGAAGATCGTCAACACCAACCAGCGTTTCGTGCGGCGGGTCGTGTCCGAGGACGAGGCCCGCGAGGCCATGAAGGACGAGCCGTACAAGCTCGAGCTCATCGGCCTCAAGGGCGGGGCCACCGAGGAGGACGGGGCGTCGGTCGAGGTCGGGGCCGGAGAGCTGACGATCTACGACAACGTGGACCGCAAGTCCGGCGACGTCGTCTGGCAGGACCTCTGCCGCGGTCCCCACCTGCCGAACACCAAGCTCATCTCCAACGCCTACGCGCTGACGCGGTCGGCCGCCGCCTACTGGCGCGGCAGCGAGAAGAACAAGCAGCTCCAGCGCATTTACGGCACGGCGTGGCCCACCAAGGACGCGCTGAAGGCCTACCAGGAGCGCCTGGCCGAAGCCGAGCGCCGCGACCACCGGCGCCTCGGCACGGAGCTGGACCTCTTCTCCTTCCCCGACGAGCTGGGCTCCGGGCTGCCGGTGTTCCACCCCAAGGGCGGCATCATCCGCAAGGCCATGGAGGACTACTCGCGCCAGCGCCATACCGATGCCGGCTACGAGTTCGTCTACACGCCGCACATCACCAAGGGCCACCTCTACGAGGTCTCGGGGCACCTCGACTGGTACCGGGACGGCATGTTCCCCGCCATGCACGTGGACGAGGAGCTCAACGAGGACGGCACGGTGCGCAAGCCCGGGCAGGACTACTACCTCAAGCCCATGAACTGCCCCATGCACAACCTGATCTTCCGGTCGCGCGGGCGGTCCTACCGCGAACTGCCGCTGCGCCTGTTCGAATTCGGCTCCGTGTACCGGTACGAGAAGTCCGGCGTCATCCACGGCCTCACCAGGGTGCGGGGCATGACCCAGGACGACGCCCACATCTACTGCACGCGTGAGCAGATGAAGGACGAGCTCACCGGGACGCTCAACTTCGTGCTCGGCCTCCTCAAGGACTACGGCCTCGAGGACTTCTACCTCGAACTCTCCACGCGCAACCCCGAGAAGTCCGTCGGGTCGGACGAGATCTGGGACGAAGCCACCCGCACCCTGGCCGAGGTCGCCGAGTCCTCCGGACTGGAGCTCGTACCCGACCCCGGGGGAGCCGCGTTCTACGGCCCGAAGATCTCCGTCCAGGCGCGTGACGCGATCGGACGCACCTGGCAGATGTCGACCATCCAGCTCGACTTCAACCTGCCCGATCGCTTCGAGCTCGAGTACCAGGCAGCCGACGGTTCGCGCCAGCGCCCGGTCATGATCCACCGCGCCCTGTTCGGGTCGATCGAGCGCTTCATGGGTGTGCTCACGGAGCACTACGCCGGAGCTTTCCCCGCCTGGCTGGCGCCCGTGCAGGTGCTCGCCATTCCCGTCGCCGAGGCGTTCAACGACTACCTGTTCGATGTCGTCGACAAGCTGAAGGCCGAAGGCATCCGCGCGCAGGTCGACGCCGGGTCGGACCGCTTCCCGAAGAAGATCCGGACGGCGAGCAAGGAGAAGGTGCCGTTCGTGCTCATCGCGGGCGGCGAGGACCAGGAAGCCGACGCCGTCTCGTTCCGGTTCCGTGACGGCAGCCAGGACAACCAGGTGCCGGTCGACGAGGCGGTCCGACGGATCGTGGAGGCGGTACGCAGCCGGGAGGCCACGGTCTGA
- the thiE gene encoding thiamine phosphate synthase has product MARPDPASYLPLYLVTDTALCAPRTVVDVVAAAVAGGATCVQVRDKHAGGRDLVALLAAVADAVAGRAPVLVDDRVDVYLAARAQGAQVHGVHVGQSDLPPDLVRRIVGPDAVVGLSAATADEFAVAHALPAGTVDYLGIGAVHATATKPDHPAPLGVDGVAALAGTAQLPCVAIGGITAADASPLRRAGAAGMAVVSAICAAPDPAGAAGLLLEAWES; this is encoded by the coding sequence ATGGCGCGGCCGGATCCGGCGTCGTACCTGCCGCTCTACCTCGTGACCGACACGGCGCTGTGCGCGCCCCGGACGGTCGTCGACGTCGTCGCCGCCGCCGTGGCAGGGGGTGCGACCTGCGTGCAGGTGCGGGACAAGCACGCGGGAGGGCGGGACCTGGTCGCGCTCCTCGCCGCGGTCGCCGACGCCGTCGCCGGTCGGGCGCCGGTGCTGGTCGACGACAGGGTGGACGTGTACCTCGCGGCGCGGGCGCAGGGCGCACAGGTGCACGGCGTCCACGTGGGCCAGTCCGACCTGCCGCCCGACCTGGTGCGGCGCATCGTCGGCCCCGACGCCGTCGTCGGGCTCAGTGCGGCGACGGCTGACGAGTTCGCCGTCGCCCATGCTCTTCCCGCCGGCACGGTGGACTACCTCGGCATCGGCGCGGTGCATGCCACGGCCACGAAACCGGACCACCCGGCGCCGCTCGGCGTCGACGGCGTCGCTGCCCTGGCGGGCACGGCGCAGTTGCCCTGCGTGGCGATCGGCGGCATCACCGCGGCGGACGCCTCCCCGCTCCGCAGGGCGGGAGCGGCAGGGATGGCGGTCGTGTCCGCGATCTGCGCGGCACCCGACCCCGCAGGTGCCGCCGGGCTGCTGCTGGAGGCCTGGGAGTCCTGA
- a CDS encoding alpha/beta hydrolase produces the protein MATRRDILAGMVIVPLLVAETACNGGSMDNGQPTGTTAGDPAVLTARPGAAEPGTGTRPGVHALGVATTRDPIVFVPESVATDEPVPLLVALHGAGGDPQGGLSVLRAAAEELGIVILAPASRAATWDAIRGGYGPDTEVINRALEEVFSFVPVDPDRIGVAGFSDGASYALGLGLANGDLFSKVVAFSPGFVPAGPQNGQPAVFISHGTEDAVLPIDATSRRVVPTLKRRGYEVVYREFDGPHTVPPAIAVEAGLWLEWTPLPTP, from the coding sequence GTGGCAACGAGGAGGGACATCCTTGCCGGCATGGTGATCGTGCCGCTCCTCGTGGCGGAGACGGCGTGTAACGGAGGTTCCATGGACAACGGACAGCCCACGGGTACGACGGCGGGGGATCCGGCCGTCCTGACAGCGCGACCGGGCGCGGCGGAACCGGGTACCGGGACGAGACCGGGGGTGCACGCCCTCGGCGTGGCGACGACCCGGGACCCGATCGTCTTCGTCCCCGAGTCCGTGGCCACCGATGAACCGGTTCCCCTCCTCGTCGCTCTCCACGGGGCCGGCGGGGACCCGCAGGGCGGATTGTCCGTCCTCCGCGCGGCCGCCGAGGAGCTCGGGATCGTCATCCTCGCGCCCGCCTCCCGCGCGGCTACCTGGGACGCCATCCGCGGCGGGTACGGTCCGGACACCGAGGTCATCAACAGGGCATTGGAAGAGGTCTTCTCGTTCGTCCCGGTCGATCCCGACCGGATCGGCGTGGCGGGGTTCTCCGACGGAGCCTCCTATGCGCTGGGCCTCGGGCTGGCCAACGGAGACCTCTTCAGCAAGGTGGTCGCGTTCTCACCCGGCTTCGTGCCGGCCGGGCCCCAGAACGGGCAGCCGGCCGTCTTCATCTCGCACGGCACCGAGGACGCCGTCCTCCCCATCGACGCCACGAGCAGGAGGGTGGTCCCCACGCTCAAGCGCCGCGGGTACGAGGTGGTGTACCGCGAGTTCGACGGCCCCCATACGGTACCCCCGGCCATCGCCGTCGAGGCAGGGCTGTGGCTCGAGTGGACGCCCCTCCCGACGCCCTGA
- the pgsA gene encoding phosphatidylinositol phosphate synthase, which translates to MLNRYARGFFTALFTPLARLLLKWGVTPDAVTITGTIGVAAGALVFYPLGQLFWGTVFITLFVFSDVVDGIMARMKGHGGLWGNFLDSTLDRIADGALFTGVAIWFFTGGENPAIAIAALACLVLGMLVSYARAKAESLGFTANVGLAERAERLVSVLVVTGLTGLGLPEGVLLAVLVVLAAASLVTVYQRVRAVRRQSLAAKPAS; encoded by the coding sequence ATGCTCAACAGGTACGCGCGCGGTTTCTTCACGGCCCTCTTCACGCCGCTGGCCCGCCTGTTGCTCAAGTGGGGCGTGACGCCCGACGCCGTGACCATCACCGGCACCATCGGTGTGGCCGCCGGAGCGCTGGTCTTCTACCCGCTCGGCCAGCTGTTCTGGGGCACGGTCTTCATCACGCTCTTCGTGTTCTCCGACGTCGTCGACGGGATCATGGCGCGCATGAAGGGCCACGGCGGACTGTGGGGGAACTTCCTCGACTCGACGCTCGACCGCATCGCGGACGGGGCGCTGTTCACCGGCGTCGCCATCTGGTTCTTCACAGGCGGGGAAAACCCGGCGATCGCGATCGCAGCGCTCGCCTGCCTCGTGCTCGGCATGCTCGTCTCCTACGCCCGGGCGAAGGCCGAGTCGCTCGGCTTCACGGCGAACGTGGGGCTGGCGGAGCGCGCCGAGCGCCTCGTCTCCGTTCTGGTCGTCACGGGACTGACGGGCCTCGGGCTGCCCGAGGGAGTTCTGCTGGCCGTCCTCGTTGTCCTGGCGGCGGCGAGCCTCGTCACGGTCTACCAGCGGGTGAGGGCCGTCCGCAGGCAGTCGCTGGCGGCGAAGCCCGCGTCCTGA
- the thiM gene encoding hydroxyethylthiazole kinase: MTEFPSATADPARTISAEACAGLLADLRSASPLIQCITNAVVTNFTANVLLALGAAPAMVDIPGEAAQFAPVASGVLVNLGTPTEAQRAAMLEAAGAAASSGTPWVLDPVAVGFLTVRTRTAQQLVAQRPTILRGNASEIIALAGSGGGGRGVDSLDEPAAALGAARLLASRYGSVVAVSGAVDAVVPADGAVIRVANGTPLLTRVTGGGCALGAVMAAFASLTPDPLLAATAATGVYTLAAEKAAILAEGPGTFAPRFLDALAAITPADVRQGLVLPEDS; the protein is encoded by the coding sequence ATGACGGAATTCCCTTCGGCAACCGCGGACCCCGCCCGCACGATCAGCGCCGAGGCCTGCGCCGGGTTGCTCGCAGACCTGCGCAGCGCCTCCCCGCTGATCCAGTGCATCACCAACGCCGTCGTCACCAACTTCACCGCGAACGTGCTGCTCGCCCTCGGTGCAGCCCCCGCCATGGTCGACATCCCCGGGGAAGCGGCGCAGTTCGCGCCCGTGGCCTCCGGGGTGCTCGTCAACCTCGGCACACCGACCGAGGCGCAGCGCGCGGCCATGCTCGAGGCCGCCGGGGCAGCGGCGTCGTCCGGCACGCCGTGGGTCCTCGATCCCGTCGCCGTGGGGTTCCTGACCGTTCGCACCCGGACGGCCCAGCAGCTCGTCGCCCAGCGCCCGACCATTCTCCGCGGCAATGCATCGGAGATCATCGCACTCGCCGGCTCGGGCGGTGGCGGACGCGGCGTGGACTCCCTGGACGAGCCGGCCGCGGCGCTGGGCGCCGCACGCCTGCTGGCATCGCGGTACGGGTCCGTCGTCGCCGTCTCGGGTGCCGTCGACGCCGTCGTCCCGGCCGACGGCGCCGTCATCCGGGTAGCCAACGGCACGCCGCTGCTGACCCGCGTCACGGGCGGCGGCTGCGCGCTCGGTGCCGTGATGGCGGCCTTCGCCTCGCTCACACCGGATCCACTGCTCGCGGCAACTGCGGCCACCGGCGTGTACACGCTCGCCGCAGAGAAAGCCGCGATCCTGGCGGAAGGCCCGGGAACCTTCGCCCCGCGCTTCCTCGATGCGCTCGCGGCGATCACCCCGGCCGATGTCCGTCAGGGCCTGGTCCTGCCGGAGGACTCCTGA
- a CDS encoding DUF427 domain-containing protein has protein sequence MTKAIWKDRVVAESADTVMVEGNHYFPPGSISSELFVPTETHTVCHWKGTASYYTLVVDGEQNRDAAWSYPEPKEAAENIRGYYAFWKGVTVSE, from the coding sequence ATGACGAAAGCAATCTGGAAAGACAGGGTCGTCGCTGAGTCGGCGGACACCGTGATGGTCGAGGGGAACCACTACTTCCCCCCGGGTTCCATCTCCTCCGAGTTGTTCGTCCCCACGGAGACGCACACCGTGTGCCATTGGAAGGGCACGGCGAGCTACTACACCCTGGTGGTGGACGGCGAGCAGAACAGGGACGCCGCCTGGAGCTACCCGGAACCGAAAGAAGCGGCGGAGAACATCCGCGGTTACTACGCTTTCTGGAAGGGCGTCACCGTCAGCGAGTGA
- a CDS encoding chorismate mutase yields the protein MGDADDEQNVKQLAAVRVAINEVDEQIVSLISRRERLVRRAGALKRDDASVRAPARVEQVISNVRGYASLQGVDPTVVEETYRAMIAAFIEFEMRVRREG from the coding sequence ATGGGTGATGCAGACGACGAGCAGAACGTGAAGCAGTTGGCGGCCGTCCGTGTCGCCATCAACGAGGTGGACGAGCAGATTGTGTCGCTCATCTCCCGCAGGGAGCGCCTCGTCCGCCGGGCGGGTGCGCTCAAGCGCGACGACGCCTCCGTCCGCGCCCCCGCCCGGGTGGAGCAGGTCATCTCCAATGTGCGCGGCTACGCGTCACTGCAGGGCGTGGACCCGACGGTCGTCGAGGAGACGTACCGGGCGATGATCGCCGCGTTCATCGAGTTCGAGATGAGGGTCCGCCGGGAAGGCTGA
- a CDS encoding lipoate--protein ligase family protein: protein MSTPWHGAAELALVLDPTSDDAAAELERGIALLREVAVGSRPPTLRLYRPSPTVAFGQRDARLPGFGEACAVSTKHGFVPLVRRAGGRAAAYHRGCLVVDHLEPAADPVAGTRARFAAFGEFFAGVLTDIGLDAHVGEVPGEYCPGEFTVHGRVDGVPAVKLVGTAQRVVAGAWLFSSVLVVEDSAPLRAVLTDVYAALGLEWRPTTAGAAQDLAGGVTVDAVEDALLAAYAATLRLAPASRRS from the coding sequence ATGAGCACTCCATGGCATGGCGCTGCCGAGCTGGCGCTCGTTCTCGACCCGACATCGGATGACGCGGCCGCAGAGCTGGAGCGCGGCATCGCGCTGCTGCGCGAGGTCGCCGTCGGAAGCAGGCCCCCGACGCTGCGCCTCTACCGTCCGAGTCCCACGGTCGCCTTCGGGCAGCGGGACGCACGGCTGCCGGGCTTCGGCGAGGCGTGCGCGGTATCGACGAAGCACGGCTTCGTCCCGCTGGTGCGGCGTGCAGGCGGGCGCGCCGCGGCCTACCATCGGGGCTGCCTCGTGGTCGACCACCTCGAACCCGCCGCAGACCCCGTCGCCGGCACGCGGGCCCGCTTCGCCGCGTTCGGGGAGTTCTTCGCCGGGGTACTCACCGACATCGGACTCGACGCGCACGTGGGCGAGGTCCCGGGCGAGTACTGCCCTGGCGAATTCACCGTCCATGGCCGGGTCGACGGCGTCCCGGCCGTCAAGCTCGTCGGCACGGCGCAGCGCGTCGTCGCGGGTGCCTGGCTCTTCTCGTCGGTCCTCGTCGTGGAGGACTCGGCACCCCTCCGCGCCGTCCTCACCGACGTCTACGCCGCGCTGGGGCTCGAGTGGCGGCCAACCACCGCCGGAGCGGCGCAGGACCTCGCCGGCGGTGTGACGGTCGACGCCGTGGAGGACGCCCTGCTGGCGGCCTACGCCGCGACCCTGCGCCTTGCCCCGGCGTCCCGCCGCTCCTGA
- a CDS encoding mycoredoxin: MDYTPEAGSITMFSTSWCGYCRRLKSQLDAQGIGYTEINIEEVEGTAELVASLNGGNQTVPTVIFPDGSTATNPSAAEVRTRVAV, translated from the coding sequence GTGGACTACACGCCAGAAGCCGGATCCATCACCATGTTCTCGACCTCCTGGTGCGGGTACTGCCGGCGCCTGAAGTCTCAGCTCGATGCCCAGGGCATCGGCTACACCGAGATCAACATCGAGGAGGTCGAAGGCACCGCGGAACTGGTCGCATCCCTCAACGGAGGCAACCAGACCGTCCCGACCGTGATCTTCCCGGACGGCAGCACGGCCACCAACCCGTCCGCCGCCGAGGTCCGGACCAGGGTCGCCGTCTAG
- a CDS encoding S-(hydroxymethyl)mycothiol dehydrogenase: protein MVHRVQGVVVRAKDAPAAIETILVPDPGPGEALVDILTCGVCHTDLHYKQGGINDEFPFLLGHEATGVVSAVGDDVTTVAPGDRVILNWRAVCGECRACRRGEPQYCFNTANATQKMTLEDGTVLSPALGIGAFAEKTLVAAGQCTKVDPAADAAAVGLLGCGVMAGIGAAINTGNVSRGDSVAVIGCGGVGIAAVAGSRLAGATTIIAVDIDDRKLELARGLGATHVLNSKEEDPVEAIRALTGGNGADVVIDAVGRPETYQQAFYARDLAGTVVLVGVPTPEMTIELPLLDVFGRGGALKSSWYGDCLPSRDFPMLVSHYLQGNLDLDAFVTERIRLDQVEEAFGKMHGGAVLRSVVEL, encoded by the coding sequence ATGGTGCATAGAGTTCAGGGCGTCGTGGTGCGGGCGAAGGATGCCCCCGCCGCCATCGAGACCATCCTCGTACCCGATCCCGGACCGGGCGAAGCGCTGGTCGATATCCTGACGTGCGGCGTCTGCCACACCGACCTGCATTACAAGCAGGGCGGCATCAACGACGAGTTCCCGTTCCTGCTGGGCCATGAGGCCACCGGCGTCGTGAGCGCCGTGGGCGACGACGTCACCACCGTCGCACCGGGCGACCGCGTCATCCTCAACTGGCGGGCCGTCTGCGGCGAGTGCCGCGCGTGCCGCCGGGGTGAGCCGCAGTACTGCTTCAACACCGCCAACGCCACGCAGAAGATGACGCTCGAGGACGGCACCGTGCTGTCCCCGGCCCTCGGCATCGGCGCCTTCGCCGAGAAGACCCTCGTGGCGGCGGGCCAGTGCACCAAGGTCGATCCGGCGGCGGACGCGGCGGCCGTGGGCCTGCTCGGTTGCGGCGTGATGGCGGGCATCGGAGCCGCGATCAACACGGGCAACGTCTCCCGGGGCGACTCGGTCGCCGTCATCGGATGCGGCGGCGTGGGCATAGCCGCGGTCGCGGGGTCCCGGCTCGCCGGAGCCACCACGATCATCGCCGTCGACATCGACGACCGGAAGCTCGAACTCGCACGGGGCCTGGGCGCCACGCACGTCCTGAACTCGAAGGAGGAGGACCCCGTGGAAGCCATCCGGGCGCTGACCGGCGGCAACGGAGCCGACGTCGTGATCGATGCCGTCGGACGGCCCGAGACCTACCAGCAGGCGTTCTACGCGCGCGACCTCGCCGGGACCGTGGTGCTCGTCGGAGTCCCCACCCCCGAGATGACCATCGAACTCCCGCTGCTCGACGTCTTCGGCCGGGGCGGAGCACTGAAGTCCTCCTGGTACGGCGATTGCCTGCCCAGCCGGGACTTCCCCATGCTCGTCAGCCACTACCTGCAGGGCAATCTCGACCTCGACGCCTTCGTCACCGAGCGCATCCGCCTCGACCAGGTCGAGGAGGCCTTCGGGAAGATGCACGGCGGCGCCGTCCTCCGTTCGGTGGTGGAGCTCTGA
- a CDS encoding aldo/keto reductase, translating to MEYRKLGNSGTSVSHLALGTMTFGAESDEATSHAILSDYAAAGGNLIDTADVYSAGTSEEIIGRWLAKNPVERDRMVLASKGRFPMGTGPNDLGLSRRHLRRALDASLARLGVDHIDLYQVHAWDPLTPLEETLGFLNGAVVQGKIGYYGFSNYTGWQLTKAVMIARQRGYSLPVTLQPQYSLLVRDIEAEIVPAVLDAEMGMLPWSPLGGGWLTGKYTRDAEPTGATRLGENPKRGMEAWEKRNADRTWDIVDTVTGIAAERGINASHVALAWVAAKPAVTSVILGARTQDQLADNLASSGVVLTPEELHRLDEVSAPTFGDYPYGAPGQEQRSRKIEGGR from the coding sequence ATGGAGTACCGGAAACTCGGCAACAGCGGCACCTCGGTGTCCCACCTCGCCCTCGGCACGATGACCTTCGGGGCGGAGTCGGACGAGGCGACGTCACACGCCATCCTGTCCGACTACGCCGCGGCAGGCGGCAACCTGATCGATACGGCGGACGTGTACTCCGCCGGCACCTCTGAGGAGATCATCGGCCGCTGGCTCGCGAAGAACCCGGTGGAACGGGACCGGATGGTCCTCGCCTCCAAGGGACGCTTCCCGATGGGAACCGGCCCCAACGACCTCGGCCTGTCGAGGCGGCACCTCCGGCGAGCGCTCGACGCCTCGCTGGCACGGCTCGGGGTCGACCACATCGACCTGTACCAGGTGCACGCGTGGGATCCGCTGACCCCGCTCGAGGAGACCCTCGGCTTCCTCAACGGGGCGGTCGTCCAGGGCAAGATCGGCTACTACGGGTTCTCGAACTACACCGGCTGGCAGCTCACCAAGGCCGTGATGATCGCCCGCCAGCGTGGCTACTCACTGCCGGTGACGCTGCAGCCCCAGTACTCGCTGCTCGTGCGCGACATCGAAGCCGAGATCGTCCCCGCCGTGCTCGACGCCGAGATGGGCATGCTGCCGTGGTCCCCGCTCGGCGGCGGCTGGCTCACCGGGAAGTACACCCGCGACGCCGAGCCGACGGGCGCCACCCGGCTCGGGGAGAACCCCAAGCGCGGCATGGAAGCCTGGGAGAAGCGCAACGCGGACCGGACGTGGGACATCGTCGACACCGTCACCGGCATCGCGGCCGAGCGGGGCATCAACGCCTCCCACGTCGCGCTCGCCTGGGTCGCCGCGAAGCCTGCCGTGACCTCCGTGATCCTCGGCGCACGCACGCAGGACCAGCTGGCCGACAACCTCGCGTCGTCCGGCGTCGTGCTGACGCCCGAAGAGCTCCACCGACTCGACGAGGTCAGCGCCCCCACCTTCGGGGACTACCCCTACGGGGCCCCGGGGCAGGAGCAGCGCAGCCGCAAGATCGAGGGCGGCCGCTAG
- a CDS encoding DUF7793 family protein, translated as MISTETSTGIPRPFRLTRLARCAVRLRLGQDSVITESDAVAILQQCFDLTGRRQYVLYFELDKVSSISFGARRVLTAARDILACAMVGAEPMDRMLAVPYEQADYPSEYFTERSAALEWLGLMHDILCADPVEHAMSLTVDRDPFVRRRAS; from the coding sequence ATGATCAGCACCGAGACCAGCACCGGTATCCCCCGCCCTTTCCGCCTCACCCGGCTGGCACGGTGTGCCGTGCGCCTGAGGCTCGGGCAGGACTCCGTGATCACGGAGTCGGACGCGGTCGCGATCCTCCAACAGTGCTTCGACCTCACGGGCCGGCGACAGTACGTCCTGTACTTCGAACTCGACAAGGTGTCATCCATCTCGTTCGGTGCCCGTCGCGTCCTGACAGCGGCCCGCGACATCCTCGCGTGCGCCATGGTCGGTGCGGAGCCGATGGACCGCATGCTGGCGGTGCCCTACGAGCAGGCCGACTACCCGTCGGAGTACTTCACGGAGCGGAGCGCCGCTCTCGAGTGGCTGGGGCTCATGCATGACATCCTGTGTGCCGACCCGGTGGAACACGCGATGAGCCTCACGGTGGACCGGGACCCCTTCGTCCGCCGCCGGGCTTCCTGA
- a CDS encoding MBL fold metallo-hydrolase, which produces MAARVDHLVTSGTFSLDGGTWDVDNNVWIVGDDEECVVIDAPHDAAAILDQVNGRTVRAILLTHAHDDHIRAVGDLFDAVGAPIYLHEGDRELWDRVFPELSPDQWIRDGDTIDVAGVTLTALHTPGHSPGSVCYLLPEAGTVFTGDTLFQGGPGATGRSYSDFPTIIESIRTRLLTLPPETIARTGHGDSTTIGDEAPHLEEWIQRGH; this is translated from the coding sequence ATGGCGGCACGCGTGGACCACCTCGTCACGTCCGGGACGTTCTCGCTCGACGGCGGGACGTGGGACGTGGACAACAACGTCTGGATCGTGGGCGACGACGAGGAATGCGTCGTCATCGATGCACCCCACGACGCGGCGGCGATCCTCGACCAGGTGAACGGGCGGACGGTCCGGGCGATCCTGCTGACGCATGCTCACGACGACCACATCCGCGCCGTCGGTGACCTGTTCGACGCCGTCGGCGCGCCGATCTACCTCCACGAGGGCGACCGCGAACTGTGGGACAGGGTGTTCCCCGAGCTGAGCCCGGACCAGTGGATCCGCGATGGTGACACGATCGACGTCGCCGGTGTCACGCTCACCGCGCTGCACACGCCGGGCCACTCCCCCGGCTCGGTCTGCTACCTCCTCCCGGAGGCGGGCACGGTCTTCACGGGCGACACGCTCTTCCAGGGCGGGCCGGGCGCAACGGGCCGCTCCTACAGCGACTTCCCCACCATCATCGAGTCCATCCGCACCCGGCTCCTGACGCTGCCGCCGGAGACCATCGCGCGGACCGGCCACGGGGACAGCACCACCATCGGCGACGAGGCTCCGCACCTGGAGGAATGGATCCAGCGCGGACACTGA